The Burkholderia ambifaria AMMD genome has a segment encoding these proteins:
- a CDS encoding sugar phosphate isomerase/epimerase family protein, whose protein sequence is MSKSKVELVAAYFTLSGDVYPFGPTEISPFSFKDRVEAAAKAGWDGIGLIHSDIYATADKIGFPEMRRILEANGIKHVEFEFLVDWYQTGERRRASDSMRYYYLKAAEELRARIVKVGPGIGEETAIVPLMVEEFGKLAEDAEKRGTQVMLEIMPFSNVRTIETGKAIVEGANKANAGLLLDIWHLSRGNINFDEIATIKPEFIKGIELDDADRYAIEPLWMDTCHKRRLPGEGVLDVKGFIKAVQATGFDGPWGVEILSEVERKLPLDEMAKRAYQATIRQFD, encoded by the coding sequence ATGTCCAAGTCCAAAGTCGAGCTCGTTGCCGCCTACTTCACGCTGTCCGGCGACGTCTATCCATTCGGCCCGACCGAAATCAGCCCGTTCAGCTTCAAAGACCGCGTCGAAGCTGCCGCCAAAGCAGGCTGGGATGGCATCGGTCTGATTCATTCGGATATCTACGCGACCGCCGACAAAATCGGTTTCCCCGAAATGCGTCGCATCCTTGAGGCCAACGGCATCAAGCACGTCGAATTTGAGTTCCTGGTCGACTGGTATCAGACCGGCGAGCGCCGCAGGGCATCCGACAGCATGCGGTATTACTACCTTAAGGCCGCCGAAGAGCTGCGCGCGCGCATCGTCAAGGTCGGCCCCGGCATCGGCGAGGAAACCGCGATCGTTCCGCTCATGGTCGAAGAGTTCGGCAAGCTGGCAGAAGATGCCGAGAAACGTGGTACCCAGGTCATGCTCGAAATCATGCCGTTCAGCAACGTACGGACCATCGAGACGGGCAAAGCAATCGTCGAGGGGGCCAACAAGGCGAATGCAGGACTTCTGCTCGACATTTGGCATCTCTCGCGCGGCAACATCAACTTCGATGAAATCGCAACGATCAAGCCGGAATTCATCAAAGGCATCGAACTCGACGACGCAGATCGCTACGCAATCGAACCGCTCTGGATGGACACTTGTCACAAACGTCGTCTCCCCGGTGAAGGCGTACTCGACGTCAAGGGATTCATCAAGGCAGTTCAGGCGACGGGCTTTGACGGTCCGTGGGGCGTCGAAATTCTGTCCGAGGTCGAGCGCAAGCTTCCGCTCGACGAGATGGCGAAACGCGCCTACCAAGCGACGATTCGACAGTTTGACTAA
- a CDS encoding LysR family transcriptional regulator: protein MDRWTQLQLFVLTADLGSLSKAAEQLDMSNAAASRTLSSLEERLGARLIERTTRRMWLTDAGREYHRRCTAVIAELAEADAIASEEVVNPRGVLRVTSSVSFAMMHLAPALPEFLKRYPNLTVQITATNQYQNFIESGIDIAIRTKEHEGDSCITIRRLAETRRVLAASPAYLATHGRPQKPEDLAQHNMLVYNLAVDPYLLHLRRGKEERNIAIASALDSNEGQVIVAAGRAGLGIVVQPLYIIHDDIVSGRLVPVLEDWQLPRLTINLAYQSRRYQPAKIRVFTDFLIERVKNLNLEERWMTFAA from the coding sequence ATGGACCGCTGGACCCAGCTGCAGTTGTTTGTGCTTACTGCCGACCTAGGCAGCTTGTCAAAGGCCGCCGAGCAGCTCGATATGTCAAATGCAGCAGCTAGCCGCACGCTCAGTTCGTTGGAAGAGCGCCTCGGTGCCAGATTGATAGAACGGACAACGCGGCGAATGTGGCTGACAGACGCAGGACGCGAATATCACCGCCGATGCACCGCCGTGATCGCGGAACTGGCAGAAGCGGACGCCATCGCTTCCGAGGAGGTCGTTAATCCACGCGGCGTACTTCGGGTGACCAGTTCTGTATCTTTCGCAATGATGCACCTCGCACCAGCACTTCCCGAATTCCTGAAGCGCTATCCCAACCTGACGGTTCAGATCACCGCAACCAATCAATATCAGAACTTCATCGAATCCGGGATAGATATCGCCATTCGCACGAAGGAGCATGAGGGTGATTCGTGCATCACGATCCGCAGGCTTGCCGAGACGCGACGCGTGCTCGCCGCATCGCCCGCCTATCTCGCCACCCATGGCCGGCCTCAGAAGCCAGAGGACCTGGCGCAGCACAACATGCTCGTGTACAACCTTGCCGTCGACCCGTATCTGCTACACCTGCGTCGGGGAAAGGAGGAGCGCAATATCGCCATCGCCAGTGCTCTGGACTCGAATGAAGGCCAGGTCATCGTGGCGGCCGGACGTGCGGGACTGGGAATTGTCGTGCAGCCGCTCTACATCATCCACGACGATATCGTGTCGGGGCGTCTCGTTCCTGTGTTGGAAGACTGGCAACTGCCACGTCTGACGATTAACCTGGCGTATCAAAGCCGGCGTTACCAGCCGGCGAAAATTCGAGTTTTCACTGACTTCCTTATCGAGCGCGTGAAGAACCTCAATCTCGAAGAACGCTGGATGACCTTTGCGGCCTGA
- a CDS encoding ABC transporter permease: protein MEQSQRLLNLAIRLILLVGMPVIFGLSVDHYFSQANLYAIFQAFAFLGIVALGLSVTMVAGEFDLSVAATATVAGLITVKFGGDSAWLGVLSAVIFGVVVGIANAVLLPWLGVSSLVTTVGSMMFLTGVGFWLAGGRVLSYGNLDVSDFLDQNVLGIFSLRSLITVLCFIVVALFLRYTTLGRDIYASGGHRKAAIQSGARVGKALTVGFIISGGLASLGGSMLSLSLATASATMGSNILLQAASAAIVGGVALGGGIGSPLGVAMGVLILTVLNNGLGLLNATSTQILLVNGLLLLIVVLLDGRLGSVLAAPLGRLARRKAAA from the coding sequence ATGGAACAGTCTCAGCGACTTCTCAATCTGGCCATTCGCCTCATACTGCTCGTAGGGATGCCAGTAATTTTCGGCCTTAGCGTCGACCATTATTTTTCGCAAGCGAACCTGTACGCAATCTTCCAGGCATTTGCCTTCCTGGGTATCGTGGCACTTGGTCTGTCGGTGACGATGGTCGCGGGCGAGTTCGACCTGAGTGTTGCCGCTACTGCGACGGTCGCCGGCCTGATTACCGTGAAGTTCGGTGGTGATAGTGCGTGGCTCGGCGTGCTGTCTGCGGTCATTTTCGGGGTGGTGGTCGGTATCGCGAATGCCGTGTTGCTGCCCTGGCTCGGTGTTTCCTCGTTGGTGACGACCGTGGGGTCCATGATGTTCCTCACCGGAGTCGGCTTCTGGCTCGCGGGTGGACGCGTGCTGAGTTATGGCAATCTCGATGTCAGCGACTTCCTCGACCAGAACGTCCTTGGAATCTTTTCGCTGCGTAGCCTCATCACGGTTCTCTGCTTCATCGTGGTAGCGCTCTTCTTGCGCTATACCACCCTTGGGCGGGATATCTACGCGTCGGGGGGCCATCGGAAGGCGGCGATTCAGAGCGGTGCACGGGTAGGCAAGGCACTGACGGTTGGCTTCATCATCTCCGGGGGGCTTGCGTCACTAGGCGGAAGCATGCTCTCCCTCAGCCTCGCGACAGCGTCGGCAACGATGGGAAGCAATATCCTCTTGCAGGCGGCCTCGGCGGCAATTGTCGGTGGCGTTGCGTTGGGCGGAGGCATTGGTTCGCCGCTTGGCGTTGCGATGGGCGTGCTGATTCTCACCGTGCTGAACAACGGACTCGGATTGCTGAATGCAACGTCAACGCAGATTCTTCTCGTCAATGGCCTGTTGCTCCTGATCGTCGTTCTGCTCGACGGGCGTCTTGGATCTGTTCTGGCTGCTCCGCTCGGACGACTCGCGCGACGAAAGGCAGCAGCGTAA
- a CDS encoding Gfo/Idh/MocA family protein yields MRQEIGVAVIGTGFMGKAHALAYRAVANVFPRSLKPRLVAVADVSEAGARQAAEQFGFERATSDWRSLLDDPSVQVVSITTPCSMHREMALAAIAAGKHVHCEKPIAPSAPDAHEMMKAAEAANVVTQVGYNYIKNPILKLAQAMIASGELGEITSFRGIHAEDYMADPEIPYGWRVDPQNGAGALAEIGNHIVGMARFLLGPITLVNAQLETVNKTRPVAAGSAERREVKVDDIARLMVTFDRGCSGSIEANWTATGRNMQLEFEVYGTNGALLFSQERFNELQYFKAGDDPRTTGFARIEAGPVHPPYEHFTVAGGHQLGFNDLKTIEMAEFLAAIEHRSPTFPDFREAWEIQRVVDAAIRSSTEGRRIRL; encoded by the coding sequence ATGAGACAGGAAATCGGTGTGGCCGTCATTGGGACTGGCTTCATGGGTAAAGCGCATGCGCTAGCGTACCGCGCTGTCGCCAATGTCTTTCCGCGCTCCCTGAAGCCGCGTCTGGTGGCAGTTGCCGACGTGAGTGAGGCAGGTGCGCGGCAAGCCGCCGAGCAGTTTGGCTTCGAGCGCGCAACGAGTGACTGGCGGTCGCTGCTTGACGACCCCAGCGTACAGGTCGTCTCCATTACGACGCCGTGCAGCATGCATCGGGAAATGGCATTGGCCGCAATTGCAGCGGGGAAACATGTGCATTGCGAGAAGCCGATTGCGCCGTCTGCTCCCGACGCGCACGAGATGATGAAGGCGGCCGAAGCCGCGAACGTGGTCACGCAAGTCGGATACAACTACATCAAGAACCCAATCCTCAAATTGGCGCAAGCAATGATTGCGTCCGGAGAACTGGGCGAAATCACGAGCTTCCGCGGCATACATGCGGAAGACTATATGGCTGACCCGGAGATTCCCTACGGGTGGCGAGTCGACCCTCAGAACGGTGCCGGTGCGCTGGCTGAAATCGGCAACCATATCGTCGGTATGGCGCGCTTCCTTCTCGGCCCGATTACGCTGGTGAATGCTCAACTCGAGACTGTCAACAAGACGCGCCCCGTCGCTGCAGGGTCGGCCGAGCGACGGGAGGTCAAAGTCGATGACATCGCGCGATTGATGGTGACGTTCGACCGGGGATGCTCCGGCTCGATCGAAGCCAACTGGACCGCGACCGGGCGCAACATGCAACTTGAGTTCGAGGTCTACGGGACCAACGGTGCGCTGCTCTTCTCGCAGGAGCGCTTCAACGAGCTTCAATACTTCAAGGCCGGCGACGACCCGCGGACCACGGGATTTGCTCGAATCGAGGCCGGCCCTGTGCATCCTCCTTATGAACACTTCACTGTAGCCGGCGGGCACCAGCTCGGCTTCAACGACCTGAAAACCATCGAAATGGCGGAGTTTCTTGCGGCGATCGAGCACAGGTCGCCCACATTCCCCGACTTCCGCGAGGCCTGGGAAATCCAGCGGGTTGTCGATGCGGCAATTCGGTCGTCGACGGAGGGGCGGCGTATCCGCCTCTAA
- a CDS encoding sugar ABC transporter ATP-binding protein, whose product MLQDEKNGADMHAAQSLLCARNLTKRYGGVKALTGVSLELAPGEIHALCGENGAGKSTFIKILGGLVQPDEGEIIVDGYPLKLGHRTDPKLISIVHQELAIVPTLSVLDNILLGGADQSEIYRRGQYRDAVREHLDSVGLSHIKLEAPASRLSLAECQLVEIARGMSRQAKVLLLDEPTATLSDAEIVRVFEVARRLRDQGTAMIFVSHRLDEVFALTDRITVFRNGQHVLTQRTTDMTTAEVVKAMIGRELVHSKVKPPERRANVTPRLSIDNLSVTDKVKDLSVSVAPGEILAVVGQLGSGAEVLVEALAGLRGDISGSVKLDGQTVKLDSVRNSLRAGIGYVAEDRADKGVFLDAPIAVNITSSVMAKFSRAGVMRRAGEQEEARRLASMFAIDPKRLPHEVSTLSGGNQQKVSLAKAVALSPRLLLLNEPTRGVDIGARSEIYGTLRRMADDGLSIVFYSTDLEEILELADSVLTVFRGRMVRHKPRFEIDGDTLLHDIVAGDGSTSHGHVSFRNHSVEVGNA is encoded by the coding sequence ATGCTGCAAGACGAAAAAAACGGCGCCGATATGCACGCCGCTCAGAGTCTGCTTTGCGCTCGCAATCTGACCAAACGCTATGGTGGCGTAAAGGCGCTCACTGGCGTGAGCCTCGAGCTGGCGCCTGGTGAGATTCACGCGCTGTGCGGGGAGAACGGAGCAGGAAAAAGCACGTTCATCAAGATTCTTGGGGGCCTCGTTCAGCCGGACGAGGGCGAAATCATCGTCGATGGATACCCACTGAAGCTTGGCCATCGCACCGACCCCAAACTCATCTCAATCGTTCACCAGGAGCTTGCTATCGTCCCGACGCTGTCGGTGCTCGACAATATCCTCCTGGGTGGCGCGGACCAGAGCGAAATCTACCGTCGCGGCCAGTACCGTGACGCCGTACGCGAACATCTGGATTCGGTCGGTCTGTCACATATCAAGCTCGAAGCGCCTGCGTCGCGTCTCAGTCTCGCCGAATGCCAACTGGTTGAAATTGCCCGCGGCATGTCGCGGCAAGCGAAGGTGCTGCTCCTCGACGAACCGACTGCAACGCTGTCGGACGCAGAGATTGTTCGCGTGTTCGAGGTCGCACGCCGATTGCGTGACCAAGGGACTGCGATGATTTTCGTGAGCCATAGGCTCGACGAAGTATTCGCGCTGACCGACCGCATTACGGTTTTCCGCAACGGCCAGCATGTTCTTACGCAACGCACGACTGACATGACGACCGCGGAAGTGGTCAAGGCGATGATTGGCCGCGAACTGGTGCATAGCAAGGTCAAACCGCCCGAGCGTCGCGCCAATGTCACGCCGCGTCTCTCGATTGACAATCTCTCCGTCACCGACAAGGTCAAGGACCTCTCGGTCTCGGTCGCGCCGGGAGAAATCCTCGCAGTGGTCGGGCAATTGGGTTCGGGCGCGGAAGTGCTCGTCGAGGCACTGGCAGGCCTGCGTGGCGACATCTCCGGCTCTGTGAAGCTCGATGGCCAGACGGTCAAGCTCGATAGCGTTCGCAACTCGCTGCGAGCGGGTATCGGATACGTCGCCGAAGACCGCGCTGACAAAGGCGTCTTTCTGGACGCGCCGATTGCCGTCAACATCACGTCCTCTGTGATGGCGAAATTCAGCCGGGCAGGTGTGATGCGACGAGCCGGGGAGCAAGAGGAGGCGCGACGTCTCGCGTCGATGTTCGCTATCGACCCGAAACGCCTTCCTCATGAAGTATCCACGCTCAGCGGCGGAAACCAACAAAAGGTTTCTCTGGCGAAAGCCGTCGCACTATCGCCACGCCTGCTGCTACTGAACGAGCCGACCCGGGGCGTCGACATTGGAGCGCGAAGCGAAATCTACGGGACGCTGCGCAGGATGGCGGATGACGGTCTTTCGATTGTCTTCTACTCGACTGACCTCGAAGAAATCCTCGAGCTTGCGGACTCCGTGCTGACCGTCTTCCGAGGCCGGATGGTCCGTCACAAGCCGAGATTTGAGATCGATGGCGACACGCTCCTGCATGACATCGTTGCGGGCGACGGGAGCACATCCCATGGGCATGTCTCATTCCGAAACCATTCTGTGGAGGTGGGCAATGCATAA
- a CDS encoding sugar ABC transporter substrate-binding protein, with product MNLRKSILSCLALGTISGALSTGADAANQPHVALLMPTQSVEYWALYIKGFQKEAAADGLKVDVKVTNYDANEQATQVEQTLAQKPDVIVLVPVDSSAMVPSIRKIDQARIPLVISNSMPDQKYSRYWKVFTGPNDISNGEAAAKAMIQGFKEKGYGDKGKVIVINGPMGTPPQVQRYQGFVDGLKKNAPGIEVVGAQPADWDAVKAEAAASALFTQFKDVKGVYTENDSQLRGVVTAAQRLGLEPSKLVIVGHGCDAGGVEAISAGKAYATVEQSPFDDGAYAAKAALELATGKTPRAVQYLPNPIATKATTNVCYSQKK from the coding sequence ATGAACCTGCGCAAATCCATCCTCTCTTGTCTTGCTCTCGGGACAATCTCCGGTGCGCTCAGCACCGGAGCCGATGCCGCGAATCAGCCGCACGTCGCCCTGCTCATGCCGACGCAGAGCGTTGAATACTGGGCGCTTTATATCAAGGGCTTCCAGAAGGAGGCCGCGGCGGACGGCCTCAAGGTGGATGTCAAGGTTACCAATTACGATGCGAACGAACAGGCGACGCAGGTCGAACAGACGCTCGCCCAGAAGCCTGACGTCATTGTCCTTGTGCCGGTGGACTCGAGCGCAATGGTGCCCTCGATCCGAAAGATCGACCAGGCCAGGATTCCGCTTGTCATCTCGAACTCCATGCCCGACCAGAAGTATTCGCGCTACTGGAAGGTCTTTACCGGCCCGAACGACATCAGCAACGGCGAAGCCGCAGCCAAGGCGATGATTCAGGGATTCAAGGAAAAGGGCTACGGCGACAAGGGAAAGGTCATCGTCATCAATGGGCCGATGGGCACGCCGCCTCAGGTGCAGCGCTATCAAGGTTTCGTTGATGGGCTCAAAAAGAACGCTCCCGGCATCGAGGTCGTTGGCGCGCAGCCAGCCGACTGGGACGCAGTGAAAGCGGAAGCTGCTGCGTCCGCGCTATTTACACAGTTCAAGGACGTGAAAGGCGTCTACACCGAGAATGATTCACAACTTCGCGGCGTGGTGACTGCCGCTCAACGACTGGGACTCGAACCTTCGAAGCTTGTGATTGTGGGACACGGGTGTGATGCCGGCGGCGTCGAAGCCATCTCGGCTGGGAAGGCATACGCGACAGTCGAGCAATCCCCCTTCGATGACGGCGCGTACGCTGCAAAGGCGGCGCTGGAGCTGGCTACCGGCAAGACGCCCCGGGCTGTGCAGTATCTGCCGAACCCTATCGCCACCAAAGCGACCACTAACGTCTGCTATTCGCAAAAGAAATAA
- a CDS encoding ABC transporter permease yields the protein MHKTALEPTVQVPSTALRRWAAALLGTTSIHAASIRIATLLLIVVAAVVVPHFTEFGNVQSLMYSVAAVGVGAIGMALITLSGNLFMLSMGATAAVSTVMFAALIHLGLGATLLLVVLSGLLMGAIQGGIIAMGKANPIITTIATSSIIIGAGVIFTGGLTVIGRGDATWLGQGKLFGWLPTQIVVLAVFGAIASFILQKSRIGREIRLIGMRAEVARIAGLRLMAATLVCYGFAGAAAALAGSLIASSSAQGNLTYGVDLDFNAIAAVLVGGISIRGGRGHISDAVTGAIFLAVISNILLVSGVSYEYQLVAKGIVVLAAVVFGALLARLGPGRK from the coding sequence ATGCATAAGACCGCTCTTGAGCCCACTGTGCAAGTCCCTTCAACGGCGCTGAGGCGGTGGGCCGCAGCCTTGCTTGGAACAACCAGTATCCATGCCGCGTCGATTCGAATCGCAACCCTTCTTCTCATTGTCGTTGCCGCGGTCGTCGTTCCGCATTTCACCGAGTTCGGCAACGTTCAATCGTTGATGTACTCGGTCGCGGCGGTCGGCGTTGGGGCCATCGGGATGGCGCTCATCACACTCAGCGGGAATCTGTTCATGCTGTCGATGGGCGCGACGGCGGCCGTCTCGACCGTGATGTTCGCCGCGCTTATTCATCTGGGCCTGGGCGCAACACTGCTGCTCGTCGTGCTGAGTGGTCTTCTGATGGGCGCTATCCAGGGCGGAATCATCGCCATGGGCAAGGCGAACCCCATCATCACCACGATTGCCACTTCGTCAATCATCATCGGTGCGGGTGTCATTTTCACCGGGGGATTGACCGTTATCGGACGGGGCGACGCGACGTGGCTTGGGCAAGGCAAGTTGTTTGGATGGCTGCCGACCCAGATTGTGGTGTTGGCCGTCTTCGGGGCCATCGCGAGCTTCATCCTGCAGAAGTCGCGCATCGGCCGGGAAATTCGACTGATCGGGATGCGTGCCGAAGTTGCGCGCATCGCAGGTCTCCGGTTGATGGCGGCGACACTGGTCTGCTACGGGTTCGCCGGGGCCGCAGCCGCTCTCGCCGGGTCGTTGATTGCTTCGTCGTCGGCACAAGGCAACCTGACTTACGGCGTTGATCTGGACTTCAATGCAATCGCAGCCGTGCTGGTCGGCGGCATTTCGATTCGAGGCGGCCGCGGCCATATCTCGGACGCAGTGACGGGCGCAATCTTCCTCGCCGTCATCAGCAACATCCTCCTGGTCAGCGGAGTGAGCTATGAGTATCAATTGGTAGCCAAGGGCATCGTGGTCCTGGCGGCGGTCGTGTTCGGTGCACTGCTGGCCCGGCTCGGTCCCGGCCGGAAATGA
- a CDS encoding intradiol ring-cleavage dioxygenase, which yields MRNINEDTITQAVIASFSDCKDARLRTVMTSLVQHLHAFARDVHLTEDEWFKAIRFLTEVGDITDDKRQEFILLSDTLGLSMLVMSQNNRKPSNCTEATVFGPFYVEGAPFYNNGDDISNGAKGAPCYVSGQVRGAGGEVIPDAQIDVWQSDEDGFYDVQNLDEAGNAIHRARGRLKGDAEGFFNFRSILAEAYPIPHDGPVGRMLAAVGRHPWRPAHLHFMIEAPGYETLITHVFRDGDKYLDSDVVFGVRSTLIAEWKRHEPGVAPDGREIDVPWYSLEYDFVLNPSEAHA from the coding sequence ATGCGCAACATCAACGAAGACACCATCACGCAAGCCGTTATCGCTTCGTTTTCCGACTGCAAGGACGCAAGACTGAGAACGGTGATGACGAGCCTTGTTCAACATCTTCATGCTTTTGCTCGCGACGTCCATCTCACCGAGGACGAGTGGTTCAAGGCAATCAGGTTTTTGACGGAGGTCGGCGATATCACCGACGACAAACGGCAGGAGTTCATTCTGCTGTCCGACACGCTCGGCCTTTCGATGTTGGTCATGTCGCAGAACAATCGGAAGCCATCCAACTGTACGGAAGCAACCGTGTTCGGGCCGTTCTATGTTGAGGGGGCGCCCTTTTACAACAATGGCGATGACATCTCCAACGGTGCAAAGGGGGCGCCCTGCTATGTGAGCGGGCAGGTGCGCGGCGCGGGCGGAGAAGTCATTCCCGACGCGCAAATCGACGTATGGCAATCGGACGAAGACGGCTTCTACGACGTCCAGAACCTGGACGAGGCGGGCAACGCTATCCATCGCGCTCGAGGTCGGCTGAAGGGCGATGCAGAAGGTTTCTTCAACTTTCGCTCGATTCTCGCCGAGGCGTACCCGATCCCGCACGATGGTCCCGTTGGTCGCATGTTGGCGGCCGTCGGCCGGCACCCGTGGCGGCCCGCACATCTGCATTTCATGATTGAAGCGCCGGGATACGAGACGCTCATCACTCATGTCTTCCGTGATGGCGACAAGTACCTCGATTCGGACGTGGTGTTCGGTGTGCGCTCGACGTTGATTGCCGAGTGGAAGCGTCACGAGCCGGGAGTGGCGCCGGACGGCCGGGAAATCGACGTTCCGTGGTACTCGCTCGAGTACGACTTCGTGCTTAACCCTTCGGAGGCGCACGCATGA